In Alkalimarinus alittae, the DNA window GATTCTCGCTCATCTGCCCATGTTCCGAACAGTTTATCCCATAGCATGATAACGCCGCCGTAATTCCTATCCACATAGATAGCGTTAACGGCATGATGTACTCGGTGAGCAGACGGCGTATTAAAAATACCTTCTATCAAAGAAACACGGCCAATAGCTCGGGTATGTATCCAGAACTGGAAAAACTTATTCAATAACAGCACCGCTGCAAACACCTCAACCGGACAACCCATAAGCGCCATAGGTAAAAACACTGGGAAGTTTAACGTATCTTGAAGTGCTCCCTGCCTGAGCGCAACGGTGAAGTTATATTCTTCACTTTGATGATGCGGCAGATGACCGCTCCACATAAAGTTCACCGTATGAGATAAACGGTGGCCCCAGTAGTAAAAAAAATCATACACGAAGAAAAAGATAATCCACGTTAAAGCAGCACTCATATCCCATTCAAAGATACCCCAAGCTCGGCTCAAATAATCAAAGAATAAAAACAATCCACCTTTGGTGAACACTTCAAAAATGAGTGTCACAATACCGCACGACAAGTTAGTCAAACTGT includes these proteins:
- a CDS encoding sterol desaturase family protein — translated: MVDHYVAFSIPFFLLFIALEAFFFWRKNKEKLRINDSLTNLSCGIVTLIFEVFTKGGLFLFFDYLSRAWGIFEWDMSAALTWIIFFFVYDFFYYWGHRLSHTVNFMWSGHLPHHQSEEYNFTVALRQGALQDTLNFPVFLPMALMGCPVEVFAAVLLLNKFFQFWIHTRAIGRVSLIEGIFNTPSAHRVHHAVNAIYVDRNYGGVIMLWDKLFGTWADERESEPCVFGVRKPYRSWNPLHAHIDWWARLWKDAVSTQRWGDKLKLWFMPTGWRPADVTQNDPWQPYDIDRYQKYDPKVSIRRKVLSVVLFMVSLPLISHLLFEQFNLPLLDKAGMAAVILACLYFSGSLLNGNKYARQTDKKISSIEY